Within Saccharomonospora cyanea NA-134, the genomic segment GCAGGTGGGTGCTCGACGGCAGCGTCACGTACGCGACCGTGCGAGTCGGGTCGAGCGGCACGGCGTTCGCGTACACGCGGTAGGCGATTCCGTGGTTGGCGGGACCGTTCGGAGTGTTGCGGTAGTGGGTCTGGATCACCGGCACGGCCCCGTGCTCGTTCGGGTCGGCGCAGCACCAGTTGGGGAACCCGAGCGGGAGCCTGCTCACCGCGCCGTCGGCGTAGGTGACGGTCACCGTGCCCGCCCCGAACCCGGTGGCCGCGCCGAGGAACACCAGTCGCTCACCGGAGGCGTCGACCGCGATCGTGCGCCCGCCCGCCACGTTGTTCGGGGTGCCCACCGGGACGTCCGGCCAGGTCAGGCTCGCCCCGAACGCGGAGAGGGCGGTGCCCGGTTCGACCCCGGCCTCGGCGAGAGCCTGAGCGGAGTAGCTGTTGCCGCCGCCGTCGAAGTCGCCGACGGTGGGGTTCGCGTCGTCGGTGACGCCGACGTTGTCATACGCCTCGGCCAGCGACGGGTAGGCGGTTCCCGTGTGCTGTGTCCGGCTGCCGGTGACCTCACCCGTCGTGCCCTGGGCGCGGTAGGTCGCGGTCGCGGTGAACGTGCGAAGCCGGAAGTCGTCCGTGGGCTCGGGAACGCGGACGTCGAACGTCGTGGTGGTCTCCTGACCCGGCTTCAGAGAGCCCGGAACCTCGACGGTGGCGGGGTACACGCTCCAGCCGAGTGGGCCCCGCAGCGACACCTCCAACCGCTGGAGCTTGGTGGTGCCCGTGTTCTCCACGGTCACCGTCACCGGCGAGATGCGCGGACCGTCGAGGTCGATCGCGCCCACGGTGACGGCTGCGGGAGCGTCGGCGTCCTCCGTCGTCGCCGTCTCTGTCGCCGCTGTCGTCACTGGGGCCGCCGTGGCCGGTGTCGCGCCCACGATCAGGGTGAGCGCGACACCGGCCGCGAGTGCACCGGCGAGGACACTGGGGGTACGGCGCCTCACCGGCCTCACCGCCCCTTTCTCGCCACGGCGGGCATGTCGGTCTCCTCCGAGTCGAGTCCCGGGCGCAGTTCCTGCCAGCGTCCGCGGGTGAAGTCCGGCACCGCCACGGGCCGGCTCCCCTTACGGATCGACTCCGCCGACAGGGGAACCGACGAGCACCACACCGCCGAGTCGTACACGTCGATGTCCGGCACCAGGCCCGCGCGCATCTGCTGCACGATCCGCCACTGGAGGATGTAGTCCATGCCGCCGTGGCCGCCGTTGTTCGCGGCGTCGTCACCGACCTTGCGCCACAGCCAGTGGTCGTAGCGGTCGAGGTACGGCTGGGCGTCGGCCCACTGGTGTCCGCTGTGGTCCGGCTCCACGTAGATTCGGGTGGGGTAGTCCTCGAACAGGCCCCGCGTGCCCGCGATGCTGTTGATGCGGCTGTAGGGGCGTGGCGAGCTGACGTCGTGCTCGGCGCGCACCATGCGACCCTTGGCCGTCATCAGCATGCTCGTGGTGCGGTCGCCCTTGACGTAGGTCTCCGTCCACGACGGATGGTCGGCGGGCATGAACCGCTCACGGTAGTCGGCGAGCCCGAGAGCGGCGGAGCTCGTCGCGGTGAGATAGGTGAACCGGTCACCGCGGTTGACGTCCATGCACGCGGCGATCGGGGCGAGACCGTGCATGGCGTAGAAGCTCGCGTCGATCCTGGTGTGCCACGCCCGCCGCCAGTCGTCGGGCTCGTAGTAGCCGCTGAAGAGCAGGTCGCGCAGGTCGTGCAGGTAGCCGCCGTGCCCGTTGGTGAGCTCGCCGAACAGTCCGTCGTGGGCCATGCGCAGGATCGCGAGCTCGTTGCGCCCGTACGAGCAGTTCTCCATGAGGAACAGGTGGCGCCGCGCGCGTTCCGAGGTGTCGACGAGCTTCCACAGCTCCTTCAGCTCGGTGGCGATCGGCAGTTCGATACCGACGTGCTTACCGCCCTCGAGCGCGGCCATGCCCTGCCGGAAGTGCCATTCCCACGGCGTGGCGACGTAGACCAGGTCCACCTCGTCGGACGCGCACAGTTCCTCGTAGGCGTGGTCGCCACCGGTGTACACGGTGGGCCGCAGTCCGGTCTTCGACCGGACGGTGTCGGCGGCCCGGTTCGCGCGGTCGGGCAGCGTGTCACACACCGCCGTGACGACGGCGCCGGGCACGGCGACCCAGCCGGACAGCATGCCCATGCCACGGTTGCCCAGTCCGATGAGACCGATCCGGACCTCGTCGTGGCGCTCGAACGGCACGCCGATCATCGAGCGTTGCCCCGCCGCGCGTGCCGGTGCGGTGGCGGTGCTCGTCTCCGCGTTCGCTGGCAGCGCGCCACCTGCGGCGAGTGCCCCCGCTGCTCCCGCTGCCAGTCCCATGCTCTGCAAGAACGACCGTCGGCTCGGCCTGGCTTCCACCATGACTTCTCCCTGTCGGCGTCGACGTGGTCGGCATCGGTGCGAACCCCGGTGTCGCCGGGTGCGGGAACCGCGGGATGCCGTCTGCTCCGTTGCGTGGCGGCAATCTTTGCCCTGCCGCCAACAAGCTGTCAAGAGTTGATTGGACCGACGCAGTTCCGATCAAAATCAATCAAGACGACATCGTGTCCGCAGATTGTGCACGCGTGTCCGCACCTGGCGTACAGGCGTTCGCAGTTCCGGTACGGCGAACGGAGCAACGAGCGTCGTCGACCGGCCTACCGGCCCGGACGGCGGGACCACGACCGAGCGGTGGTAAGCCGCCGAGACCGCCGCGCGTGACTTTCCGTCTCCTCGTGCCGGCGTTGCCCGACGCACCACGAAGCCAGGCGGGATCCGCTCCACGTGACCGGTTCCGGTCAGCCTGGGCGGATGCCGTTCACCGTGATCGTGATGCCGGGAACGCGCGGAACCGGGAGCCGCATCGTGACCGTGCCGTCGGCGGCCGCGAACGTGCTCCAGAAGAAGCCGAACGTGCCGTCCGCGCCGATCCGGGCTCCTCGAACGGTCACCTGGGCTCCGCCGAGGTACCCACTTCCGGTGACCGTGAACACGATCGGCTCACCGGCACCACTCGTGGGAAGGGCGGTCGCGGGGCCTTCGAGCCGGTCGCGGAGAGGGGCAGTGGTCCTCGGTCACGTTGCCGAGCGGCCGTGGTGAGGGCGCCGCGCACTCCCCGGCGGATAAGACGAGGGCGCGCCCTCAGCGGTCGTCGGGCCCCGACATCACCACTGCGGACCGGGCGCGCCGGTAGAACGCCAGGTCGACCTCACCCGCCACCGGCTTGGCCACAGCCGCCGCGGACAGCGCCACGGCGTCGGCGAGCTGGGCGGCGACGATGTCCGGAAGCGGCCTGTCCGAACGGTGCAACGCGCGGGCGAGCGCGGCGACGGCCGCGTCACCGGCACCGGTCGGGTTGCCCCGCACGACCGACCCCGGCCGTGCGTGCCACGTCCGGAGTGGATCGTCGGCGTCCGTGTCCTGCCGGACGACGGCGAGCAGGCCCGCCTCCGCCCTCGACACCACCACGCAGCCGGCCCCGTCGCCGAGCAGAACGCGGGCACCCGCGAGCACGTCGTCGCGCCCCGTCGCGGCGCGCAGTTCGTGGTGGTTCGGTTTGACGAGCGTGGCGCCGGCACGGGCGGCGGCACGCAGCAGCGGGCCGGAGGTGTCGACGACGACGTGCGCGCCGCGCTTCACCACCGTCGTGACGAGTGAGGTCACCGCCGCTTCGGACGTGCCGGGTGGCATCGAACCGGACGCCACCACCACGTCCCCGTCGCCGACCAGGTCGGTGGCCAGCGTGCGCAGCCGGGTCCACGCCTCGTCAGGCACCGGGGCGCCGGGTTCGTTGAACAGTGTCGTTCCGGTGGAGTCGACGACGGCGGTCGTGCGCCGGGTGGGGGCCGAGACCGCAACCCACCGCTGTTCGACGCCGGTGAGCAGTCCGCGCAGCCGTTCACCGGTCTCGCCGCCGAGGAATCCCGTGCACGTCACCGGTTCGCCGAGCTGGTGGAGCACTCGGGCCACGTTGACGCCCTTGCCTCCGGCTGTCTCGGAGACCGCCTCGACCCGGTTCACGTCTCCCCAGTGCACCCGCTGGAGGTGGTAGGTGACGTCGAGGGCGGGGTTGGGTGTGATCGTGAGGATCATGGGTGCTCACTTCCCGCTGCCGGATGCGATGGCAGCCCGCAGTGTCCGGAGTGTCACAGTGTTGAAATGCTCTCTACTGCTCGTTTTTCCGGAGTTTCAATCACTTTTCATCACGAGCGCAGTACGATGAGGACGATAGCACTGGACACCGTCGCCGGGACATGACAAAGGGAAGAGAAGTGTCGATGAAGCGCCATGAGAGGCTAGCGGGACTGCTCGAACTCGTCATCGAACGAGAGAGCGTCCACGTCGACGACCTCGTGCGCGAGCTCGGTGTCTCGGCGGCCACGGTGAGGCGTGATCTCGACGAGCTCGCCGAGCAGCAGCTCATCACGCGCACGCGCGGCGGCGCCACGACCGCCCCCGGCTCATCGGACCTCCCCCTGCGGTACAAGACGACGCGGCACGCCGAGGAGAAGACGCGCATCGCGCGGGAGGCGGCGTCGCTGGTGGAGCCGAGGCAGGTGGTGGGTCTCAACGGCGGCACCACGACCACCGAGGTGGCGCGTGAGATCGCGTTGCGACCCGAACTGCGTGCTCCCGCCCCCGGCGACGAGGTCGTCGTCGTCACCAACGCCGTCAACATCGCCAACGAGCTGGCCGTGCGTCCGCACCTGCGGGTGGTCGTCACGGGGGGAGTGGCGCGGGCACTGAGTTACGAGCTGACCGGGCCGCTCGCGACGCCGATCCTGGAGCAGGTCTCGCTGGACG encodes:
- a CDS encoding NEW3 domain-containing protein — translated: MRRRTPSVLAGALAAGVALTLIVGATPATAAPVTTAATETATTEDADAPAAVTVGAIDLDGPRISPVTVTVENTGTTKLQRLEVSLRGPLGWSVYPATVEVPGSLKPGQETTTTFDVRVPEPTDDFRLRTFTATATYRAQGTTGEVTGSRTQHTGTAYPSLAEAYDNVGVTDDANPTVGDFDGGGNSYSAQALAEAGVEPGTALSAFGASLTWPDVPVGTPNNVAGGRTIAVDASGERLVFLGAATGFGAGTVTVTYADGAVSRLPLGFPNWCCADPNEHGAVPVIQTHYRNTPNGPANHGIAYRVYANAVPLDPTRTVAYVTLPSSTHLHVFDFAVVS
- a CDS encoding DeoR/GlpR family DNA-binding transcription regulator, which codes for MKRHERLAGLLELVIERESVHVDDLVRELGVSAATVRRDLDELAEQQLITRTRGGATTAPGSSDLPLRYKTTRHAEEKTRIAREAASLVEPRQVVGLNGGTTTTEVAREIALRPELRAPAPGDEVVVVTNAVNIANELAVRPHLRVVVTGGVARALSYELTGPLATPILEQVSLDVLFLGVDAIDATRGAAAHHEGEAAVNGALVARANRVVVVADSAKLGRTAFATICGIEAVDTLVTDTGADRGLVKELRRSGVEVVRV
- a CDS encoding 1-phosphofructokinase family hexose kinase; amino-acid sequence: MILTITPNPALDVTYHLQRVHWGDVNRVEAVSETAGGKGVNVARVLHQLGEPVTCTGFLGGETGERLRGLLTGVEQRWVAVSAPTRRTTAVVDSTGTTLFNEPGAPVPDEAWTRLRTLATDLVGDGDVVVASGSMPPGTSEAAVTSLVTTVVKRGAHVVVDTSGPLLRAAARAGATLVKPNHHELRAATGRDDVLAGARVLLGDGAGCVVVSRAEAGLLAVVRQDTDADDPLRTWHARPGSVVRGNPTGAGDAAVAALARALHRSDRPLPDIVAAQLADAVALSAAAVAKPVAGEVDLAFYRRARSAVVMSGPDDR
- a CDS encoding Gfo/Idh/MocA family protein, translating into MVEARPSRRSFLQSMGLAAGAAGALAAGGALPANAETSTATAPARAAGQRSMIGVPFERHDEVRIGLIGLGNRGMGMLSGWVAVPGAVVTAVCDTLPDRANRAADTVRSKTGLRPTVYTGGDHAYEELCASDEVDLVYVATPWEWHFRQGMAALEGGKHVGIELPIATELKELWKLVDTSERARRHLFLMENCSYGRNELAILRMAHDGLFGELTNGHGGYLHDLRDLLFSGYYEPDDWRRAWHTRIDASFYAMHGLAPIAACMDVNRGDRFTYLTATSSAALGLADYRERFMPADHPSWTETYVKGDRTTSMLMTAKGRMVRAEHDVSSPRPYSRINSIAGTRGLFEDYPTRIYVEPDHSGHQWADAQPYLDRYDHWLWRKVGDDAANNGGHGGMDYILQWRIVQQMRAGLVPDIDVYDSAVWCSSVPLSAESIRKGSRPVAVPDFTRGRWQELRPGLDSEETDMPAVARKGR